Proteins from one Nicotiana tabacum cultivar K326 chromosome 23, ASM71507v2, whole genome shotgun sequence genomic window:
- the LOC107771634 gene encoding uncharacterized protein LOC107771634 isoform X2 — protein MEVESTLTQTLDSNKKPNKLRSIRFPRLSFLKKTSSKKSSKSRFSCLSIDTSSDNLSPEQLSPVKMPDLSPNYMKVTTSYDAKKGSTSQGIGSVDEISIHSSTLRSLAAELSAQNDDKIKNRPALKKIMKNFGSTRSFRRRSRSVIKNPTKSLSDYAASSVEVSESSPPHYRKATSCSEGKGYSHSSLHNSYESSFDSSDQSRSPRKYVQTLSRTTSMRSVKILINKASLKSKRGSSKCCQIPDKATCSSTLKDSKFQEHVVFQPGQTESDRISKFKVCSYHHCSLHGGHYDDPSPPVKRVYRRKRLLKSQKSIRMKSKPRNGEKFSEMTRLIPSVDPSFCVESNTKEDAGFYEAIEYADLAEIAFGETSFPEQSYQETLNIMRKYSTQEKDTHFTASTCCNCMAREQIESVSVTDAVDSKDDSVTASPVSGHQERNLSLVLKQDDSVSTSGKDENNNRTRSVLDIFNGAKCNSANTRSEDGLFTNRTRSVLDIFHGEKCSSEISSVSARNIQLELGNIQEKDGKADLDEDFDSTSGSAVDSESKNCLPLEVAEPKKKHMSMWSMIRRHMIPDGSAESENKSSSGVNEESSDSCLDFVERELIPANEDAENQEVELRKLFAIKLVREAIERILLPEVQSDDQSVTSESGADQESLEMNHNEVSSTKENFKESKSLNTEDIVGSKKETTRKEVKNKTEKRAPKHWSNLKKWILLQRFVKELEKVRKINPRKPQHLQLNPDPEAEKVNLKPQTADERKRGEEWMLDYALQKAISQLAPTQQRKVELLIKAFETVVPPQGDNSQVAFPKLRASSEEHLQITNKENEFVSRAGDTGIKAEKVISGIDSKCEEKDCSKYKDDDIQPSIPRQKLDEVTSASKDEVLVEAKAQKEDQEDSSNDFNKETSSVVSAKECEKAPKAVRGFSLLLAMSDPKKDDAASQKQVDKRNYISMWHMISQHVLSDVASKVGNELLDGTDDEVEDSNTPTGTRTCNSRQDFTDTKDEPDTSREDHNPSHNGRNFCRDDAVKLIREAVNEILTTPIQDDSSDTQSVTSDITMDQEFSEMEGEAKNSSNSTEESLTNHDMSEDGKMFDQETKGPEANTIITEEERALPLAKNKPEPQKSKNWSKLKKLILLKRSIKALEKARKFNPRAPQLLPPTPDQEPETVDLRHQMTDERKKAEKWMLDYAMQHIVTTLTPARKKRVAMLVEAFEAVVPLPEI, from the exons ATGGAAGTTGAATCAACATTAACACAAACTTTAGACTCCAACAAGAAACCAAACAAGCTAAGATCTATCAGATTTCCAAGACTGTCTTTCTTGAAAAAAACATCCTCAAAAAAGAGCTCAAAATCCAGGTTTTCTTGTCTCTCCATTGATACATCAAGTGATAACTTGAGCCCTGAGCAACTAAGTCCAGTGAAAATGCCAGATTTATCACCAAATTATATGAAGGTCACAACTAGCTATGATGCAAAGAAAGGAAGTACTTCTCAG GGGATTGGATCAGTAGATGAGATCTCAATTCATTCATCAACTTTAAGATCATTAGCAGCTGAATTATCTGCACAAAATGATGACAAAATCAAGAACAGACCAGCATTAAAAAAGATAATGAAGAATTTTGGAAGTACAAGGTCATTTAGAAGAAGGTCAAGATCAGTAATCAAGAATCCTACTAAATCACTATCTGATTATGCTGCAAGTTCAGTTGAGGTTTCAGAATCATCACCACCACATTATAGGAAAGCAACAAGTTGTTCTGAAGGTAAAGGTTATTCTCATTCAAGTTTACATAATAGCTATGAATCTAGCTTTGATAGTAGTGATCAAAGCCGGAGTCCGAGGAAATATGTGCAAACTTTGTCAAGGACAACTAGTATGAGAAGTGTCAAGATTTTGATAAATAAGGCTAGTCTTAAATCCAAGAGGGGTTCCTCTAAATGCTGTCAAATTCCGGATAAGGCAACGTGTTCTTCGACTCTTAAGGATTCCAAGTTCCAGGAACATGTGGTGTTTCAACCTGGACAAACTGAATCAGATAGGATTTCTAAGTTTAAAGTTTGTTCATATCATCATTGTTCTCTGCATGGAGGACATTATGATGATCCTTCGCCCCCAGTAAAGCGCGTATATAGGAGGAAAAGATTGCTGAAATCACAAAAAAGCATCAGAATGAAAAGTAAGCCAAGAAATGGAGAGAAGTTTTCCGAAATGACTCGATTGATCCCTAGTGTAGATCCTTCTTTTTGTGTAGAAAGCAATACTAAAGAAGACGCTGGATTTTACGAGGCTATTGAATATGCTGATCTTGCTGAGATTGCCTTTGGTGAAACATCATTTCCAGAACAAAGTTACCAGGAGACACTCAACATaatgagaaaatattctacaCAAGAGAAAGACACTCATTTTACAGCTTCAACATGCTGCAATTGTATGGCGCGAGAGCAGATTGAATCTGTTTCTGTTACTGATGCTGTAGACTCAAAAGATGATAGTGTTACAGCATCACCTGTTTCTGGTCACCAGGAGAGAAATCTTTCACTTGTCTTAAAGCAAGATGATAGTGTCTCTACATCTGGTAAGGATGAAAATAACAACAGAACGAGATCGGTGTTGGATATTTTTAATGGAGCAAAATGTAACAGTGCAAACACTCGGTCTGAAGATGGACTATTCACTAATAGAACGAGATCGGTGTTGGATATTTTTCATGGAGAAAAATGTAGCAGTGAAATCTCTTCAGTTTCAGCTAGAAATATCCAGCTGGAACTTGGAAATATCCAAGAAAAGGATGGCAAAGCTGATCTGGACGAGGACTTTGATAGCACATCAGGTTCAGCTGTGGATTCTGAATCCAAGAATTGTCTTCCACTTGAAGTTGCTGAACCAAAGAAGAAGCATATGAGCATGTGGAGTATGATTCGTAGGCATATGATTCCGGATGGATCTGCAGAATCTGAGAACAAATCGTCTAGTGGAGTTAACGAAGAAAGTTCTGACTCATGTTTGGATTTTGTTGAAAGAGAATTGATACCTGCAAATGAGGATGCAGAAAATCAAGAAGTTGAATTGCGGAAGCTTTTCGCCATCAAGCTGGTACGAGAAGCAATCGAAAGAATACTCCTTCCAGAAGTTCAATCTGATGACCAATCAGTTACAAGCGAGTCCGGTGCAGATCAAGAATCCTTGGAAATGAATCACAATGAAG TGTCGTCTACCAAAGAAAACTTCAAAGAGTCAAAAAGTCTGAACACAGAAGACATTGTTGGCTCAAAGAAGGAGACAACACGAAAAGAAGTCAAAAACAAAACCGAGAAGAGAGCACCAAAACACTGGAGCAATCTTAAGAAGTGGATACTTCTCCAACGATTCGTTAAGGAATTGGAAAAGGTGAGAAAGATCAATCCAAGGAAGCCGCAGCATTTGCAGTTGAATCCTGATCCTGAGGCAGAAAAGGTTAATCTAAAACCTCAAACAGCGGATGAGAGGAAAAGAGGAGAAGAATGGATGCTTGATTATGCACTTCAGAAGGCGATAAGTCAACTTGCTCCGACTCAGCAAAGAAAAGTGGAATTGCTTATAAAAGCATTTGAAACTGTAGTTCCACCCCAAGGAGACAATAGCCAGGTTGCATTTCCTAAGCTCCGAGCCAGCAGTGAAGAACATTTGCAGATCACAAATAAGGAGAATGAATTTGTTTCTAGAGCAGGCGATACGGGGATTAAGGCAGAGAAAGTTATTTCAGGCATAGACAGTAAGTGTGAAGAAAAAGACTGCTCTAAGTACAAAGATGACGATATTCAACCGTCTATACCAAGGCAGAAGTTGGACGAAGTGACAAGCGCTTCGAAAGATGAGGTTTTGGTggaagcaaaagctcagaaagaaGATCAGGAAGATAGTTCAAATGATTTTAATAAAGAAACATCCTCTGTTGTCTCAGCAAAAGAATGTGAGAAAGCACCTAAAGCTGTTCGGGGATTTTCTCTCCTATTAGCAATGTCCGATCCAAAGAAAGATGATGCAGCATCCCAAAAGCAGGTGGATAAGCGGAACTACATCAGCATGTGGCACATGATATCACAACATGTGCTATCAGACGTTGCGTCAAAAGTTGGAAATGAACTACTTGATGGAACTGATGATGAGGTGGAGGACAGCAATACACCAACTGGAACGAGAACCTGTAATTCTCGCCAGGATTTCACCGACACAAAGGATGAGCCAGACACAAGCAGAGAAGATCATAATCCAAGCCACAATGGGAGAAATTTTTGCAGAGATGATGCTGTCAAACTCATACGAGAGGCAGTTAACGAGATCCTTACAACGCCAATTCAAGATGATTCATCTGATACACAGTCGGTCACCAGTGACATAACCATGGACCAGGAGTTCTCAGAAATGGAAGGTGAAGCAAAGAACAGCTCAAATTCTACAGAGGAGAGCTTGACAAATCATGACATGAGTGAAGATGGAAAAATGTTTGATCAAGAAACAAAGGGTCCGGAAGCTAATACTATCATCACAGAAGAAGAGAGAGCACTTCCTTTAGCCAAGAACAAACCTGAGCCACAAAAGTCAAAAAACTGGAGCAAGCTGAAGAAGTTGATCCTCCTCAAGAGA
- the LOC107771634 gene encoding uncharacterized protein LOC107771634 isoform X1: MEVESTLTQTLDSNKKPNKLRSIRFPRLSFLKKTSSKKSSKSRFSCLSIDTSSDNLSPEQLSPVKMPDLSPNYMKVTTSYDAKKGSTSQKGIGSVDEISIHSSTLRSLAAELSAQNDDKIKNRPALKKIMKNFGSTRSFRRRSRSVIKNPTKSLSDYAASSVEVSESSPPHYRKATSCSEGKGYSHSSLHNSYESSFDSSDQSRSPRKYVQTLSRTTSMRSVKILINKASLKSKRGSSKCCQIPDKATCSSTLKDSKFQEHVVFQPGQTESDRISKFKVCSYHHCSLHGGHYDDPSPPVKRVYRRKRLLKSQKSIRMKSKPRNGEKFSEMTRLIPSVDPSFCVESNTKEDAGFYEAIEYADLAEIAFGETSFPEQSYQETLNIMRKYSTQEKDTHFTASTCCNCMAREQIESVSVTDAVDSKDDSVTASPVSGHQERNLSLVLKQDDSVSTSGKDENNNRTRSVLDIFNGAKCNSANTRSEDGLFTNRTRSVLDIFHGEKCSSEISSVSARNIQLELGNIQEKDGKADLDEDFDSTSGSAVDSESKNCLPLEVAEPKKKHMSMWSMIRRHMIPDGSAESENKSSSGVNEESSDSCLDFVERELIPANEDAENQEVELRKLFAIKLVREAIERILLPEVQSDDQSVTSESGADQESLEMNHNEVSSTKENFKESKSLNTEDIVGSKKETTRKEVKNKTEKRAPKHWSNLKKWILLQRFVKELEKVRKINPRKPQHLQLNPDPEAEKVNLKPQTADERKRGEEWMLDYALQKAISQLAPTQQRKVELLIKAFETVVPPQGDNSQVAFPKLRASSEEHLQITNKENEFVSRAGDTGIKAEKVISGIDSKCEEKDCSKYKDDDIQPSIPRQKLDEVTSASKDEVLVEAKAQKEDQEDSSNDFNKETSSVVSAKECEKAPKAVRGFSLLLAMSDPKKDDAASQKQVDKRNYISMWHMISQHVLSDVASKVGNELLDGTDDEVEDSNTPTGTRTCNSRQDFTDTKDEPDTSREDHNPSHNGRNFCRDDAVKLIREAVNEILTTPIQDDSSDTQSVTSDITMDQEFSEMEGEAKNSSNSTEESLTNHDMSEDGKMFDQETKGPEANTIITEEERALPLAKNKPEPQKSKNWSKLKKLILLKRSIKALEKARKFNPRAPQLLPPTPDQEPETVDLRHQMTDERKKAEKWMLDYAMQHIVTTLTPARKKRVAMLVEAFEAVVPLPEI; the protein is encoded by the exons ATGGAAGTTGAATCAACATTAACACAAACTTTAGACTCCAACAAGAAACCAAACAAGCTAAGATCTATCAGATTTCCAAGACTGTCTTTCTTGAAAAAAACATCCTCAAAAAAGAGCTCAAAATCCAGGTTTTCTTGTCTCTCCATTGATACATCAAGTGATAACTTGAGCCCTGAGCAACTAAGTCCAGTGAAAATGCCAGATTTATCACCAAATTATATGAAGGTCACAACTAGCTATGATGCAAAGAAAGGAAGTACTTCTCAG AAGGGGATTGGATCAGTAGATGAGATCTCAATTCATTCATCAACTTTAAGATCATTAGCAGCTGAATTATCTGCACAAAATGATGACAAAATCAAGAACAGACCAGCATTAAAAAAGATAATGAAGAATTTTGGAAGTACAAGGTCATTTAGAAGAAGGTCAAGATCAGTAATCAAGAATCCTACTAAATCACTATCTGATTATGCTGCAAGTTCAGTTGAGGTTTCAGAATCATCACCACCACATTATAGGAAAGCAACAAGTTGTTCTGAAGGTAAAGGTTATTCTCATTCAAGTTTACATAATAGCTATGAATCTAGCTTTGATAGTAGTGATCAAAGCCGGAGTCCGAGGAAATATGTGCAAACTTTGTCAAGGACAACTAGTATGAGAAGTGTCAAGATTTTGATAAATAAGGCTAGTCTTAAATCCAAGAGGGGTTCCTCTAAATGCTGTCAAATTCCGGATAAGGCAACGTGTTCTTCGACTCTTAAGGATTCCAAGTTCCAGGAACATGTGGTGTTTCAACCTGGACAAACTGAATCAGATAGGATTTCTAAGTTTAAAGTTTGTTCATATCATCATTGTTCTCTGCATGGAGGACATTATGATGATCCTTCGCCCCCAGTAAAGCGCGTATATAGGAGGAAAAGATTGCTGAAATCACAAAAAAGCATCAGAATGAAAAGTAAGCCAAGAAATGGAGAGAAGTTTTCCGAAATGACTCGATTGATCCCTAGTGTAGATCCTTCTTTTTGTGTAGAAAGCAATACTAAAGAAGACGCTGGATTTTACGAGGCTATTGAATATGCTGATCTTGCTGAGATTGCCTTTGGTGAAACATCATTTCCAGAACAAAGTTACCAGGAGACACTCAACATaatgagaaaatattctacaCAAGAGAAAGACACTCATTTTACAGCTTCAACATGCTGCAATTGTATGGCGCGAGAGCAGATTGAATCTGTTTCTGTTACTGATGCTGTAGACTCAAAAGATGATAGTGTTACAGCATCACCTGTTTCTGGTCACCAGGAGAGAAATCTTTCACTTGTCTTAAAGCAAGATGATAGTGTCTCTACATCTGGTAAGGATGAAAATAACAACAGAACGAGATCGGTGTTGGATATTTTTAATGGAGCAAAATGTAACAGTGCAAACACTCGGTCTGAAGATGGACTATTCACTAATAGAACGAGATCGGTGTTGGATATTTTTCATGGAGAAAAATGTAGCAGTGAAATCTCTTCAGTTTCAGCTAGAAATATCCAGCTGGAACTTGGAAATATCCAAGAAAAGGATGGCAAAGCTGATCTGGACGAGGACTTTGATAGCACATCAGGTTCAGCTGTGGATTCTGAATCCAAGAATTGTCTTCCACTTGAAGTTGCTGAACCAAAGAAGAAGCATATGAGCATGTGGAGTATGATTCGTAGGCATATGATTCCGGATGGATCTGCAGAATCTGAGAACAAATCGTCTAGTGGAGTTAACGAAGAAAGTTCTGACTCATGTTTGGATTTTGTTGAAAGAGAATTGATACCTGCAAATGAGGATGCAGAAAATCAAGAAGTTGAATTGCGGAAGCTTTTCGCCATCAAGCTGGTACGAGAAGCAATCGAAAGAATACTCCTTCCAGAAGTTCAATCTGATGACCAATCAGTTACAAGCGAGTCCGGTGCAGATCAAGAATCCTTGGAAATGAATCACAATGAAG TGTCGTCTACCAAAGAAAACTTCAAAGAGTCAAAAAGTCTGAACACAGAAGACATTGTTGGCTCAAAGAAGGAGACAACACGAAAAGAAGTCAAAAACAAAACCGAGAAGAGAGCACCAAAACACTGGAGCAATCTTAAGAAGTGGATACTTCTCCAACGATTCGTTAAGGAATTGGAAAAGGTGAGAAAGATCAATCCAAGGAAGCCGCAGCATTTGCAGTTGAATCCTGATCCTGAGGCAGAAAAGGTTAATCTAAAACCTCAAACAGCGGATGAGAGGAAAAGAGGAGAAGAATGGATGCTTGATTATGCACTTCAGAAGGCGATAAGTCAACTTGCTCCGACTCAGCAAAGAAAAGTGGAATTGCTTATAAAAGCATTTGAAACTGTAGTTCCACCCCAAGGAGACAATAGCCAGGTTGCATTTCCTAAGCTCCGAGCCAGCAGTGAAGAACATTTGCAGATCACAAATAAGGAGAATGAATTTGTTTCTAGAGCAGGCGATACGGGGATTAAGGCAGAGAAAGTTATTTCAGGCATAGACAGTAAGTGTGAAGAAAAAGACTGCTCTAAGTACAAAGATGACGATATTCAACCGTCTATACCAAGGCAGAAGTTGGACGAAGTGACAAGCGCTTCGAAAGATGAGGTTTTGGTggaagcaaaagctcagaaagaaGATCAGGAAGATAGTTCAAATGATTTTAATAAAGAAACATCCTCTGTTGTCTCAGCAAAAGAATGTGAGAAAGCACCTAAAGCTGTTCGGGGATTTTCTCTCCTATTAGCAATGTCCGATCCAAAGAAAGATGATGCAGCATCCCAAAAGCAGGTGGATAAGCGGAACTACATCAGCATGTGGCACATGATATCACAACATGTGCTATCAGACGTTGCGTCAAAAGTTGGAAATGAACTACTTGATGGAACTGATGATGAGGTGGAGGACAGCAATACACCAACTGGAACGAGAACCTGTAATTCTCGCCAGGATTTCACCGACACAAAGGATGAGCCAGACACAAGCAGAGAAGATCATAATCCAAGCCACAATGGGAGAAATTTTTGCAGAGATGATGCTGTCAAACTCATACGAGAGGCAGTTAACGAGATCCTTACAACGCCAATTCAAGATGATTCATCTGATACACAGTCGGTCACCAGTGACATAACCATGGACCAGGAGTTCTCAGAAATGGAAGGTGAAGCAAAGAACAGCTCAAATTCTACAGAGGAGAGCTTGACAAATCATGACATGAGTGAAGATGGAAAAATGTTTGATCAAGAAACAAAGGGTCCGGAAGCTAATACTATCATCACAGAAGAAGAGAGAGCACTTCCTTTAGCCAAGAACAAACCTGAGCCACAAAAGTCAAAAAACTGGAGCAAGCTGAAGAAGTTGATCCTCCTCAAGAGA